In Hydrogenimonas thermophila, one DNA window encodes the following:
- the glcD gene encoding glycolate oxidase subunit GlcD, with translation MIKQEHIKNLKAIVGEENFYHDKAHMIAYSYDATRERYEPDAVIFPRNEEDISKILRYCNENGIVIVPRGAGSGFTGGALPANGGIVLALEKHMNKILEIDMDNMVAVVQPGVINMELQKAVEAKGLFYPPDPASQEYSTIGGNVSENAGGMRAAKYGITKDYVMAIRAVLPNGDIIRAGKKTIKDVAGYNIAGILIASEGTLAVITEITLKLIAKPKRKQTAMGVFPTVEKAMEAVYKTMASGVTPVAMEFLDNLTIRAVEEKFKKGLPVEAGAILITDVDGNLPEELSYQMDVIERVFKENGCTQFKKAANDEESADLWFARRNASQSITIYGSKKINEDITVPRSVLPELLRRIDEVSKKYGVKVPCFGHTGDGNVHTNVMVDGSDEKQLEIGHKAIEEIFQITVDLGGTLSGEHGIGLSKAPFMHMAFTEEEINLFRAIKKAFDPNNILNPGKMAL, from the coding sequence ATGATAAAACAAGAACATATAAAAAACCTTAAAGCTATAGTAGGTGAAGAGAATTTTTATCACGATAAAGCTCATATGATAGCTTACTCTTATGATGCAACAAGAGAGAGGTATGAGCCTGATGCAGTCATATTTCCACGAAATGAAGAGGATATAAGCAAAATTTTACGATACTGCAATGAAAACGGCATAGTCATTGTACCTAGAGGTGCAGGAAGCGGCTTTACAGGAGGAGCATTACCGGCAAATGGTGGAATAGTTCTGGCACTTGAAAAGCATATGAACAAAATTTTAGAGATAGATATGGACAATATGGTTGCTGTTGTTCAGCCGGGAGTCATCAATATGGAGCTTCAAAAGGCGGTTGAAGCAAAAGGTCTTTTCTATCCACCAGATCCAGCAAGTCAAGAGTACTCCACAATAGGAGGAAATGTTAGTGAAAATGCCGGCGGTATGCGTGCTGCAAAGTATGGCATTACAAAAGATTATGTTATGGCTATTCGGGCTGTTTTACCAAATGGCGATATTATACGTGCCGGTAAAAAGACTATCAAAGATGTTGCTGGCTATAACATTGCCGGTATCTTGATAGCTAGCGAAGGTACTCTTGCAGTTATTACTGAAATAACTCTAAAACTCATAGCAAAACCAAAAAGAAAACAGACTGCAATGGGAGTCTTCCCAACTGTAGAGAAGGCTATGGAGGCAGTTTACAAGACTATGGCAAGCGGTGTTACTCCAGTAGCTATGGAGTTTCTTGATAATCTTACAATCCGTGCAGTTGAAGAGAAATTTAAAAAAGGGCTTCCTGTTGAAGCAGGAGCTATTCTCATTACAGATGTGGATGGGAATCTTCCAGAAGAGTTGTCGTACCAGATGGATGTAATTGAACGGGTCTTTAAAGAGAATGGCTGTACACAATTTAAAAAAGCTGCCAATGATGAAGAGTCGGCTGACTTGTGGTTTGCCAGAAGAAATGCAAGCCAATCTATTACTATTTATGGAAGTAAAAAGATAAATGAAGATATAACTGTACCAAGGTCAGTACTTCCTGAACTGTTGCGTCGCATTGATGAAGTATCTAAAAAGTATGGTGTTAAAGTACCTTGCTTTGGGCATACAGGAGATGGAAACGTTCATACTAACGTAATGGTAGATGGAAGTGATGAGAAACAGTTGGAGATAGGTCATAAAGCTATTGAAGAGATATTTCAAATTACTGTCGATCTTGGTGGTACACTAAGTGGTGAACACGGCATTGGTCTCTCAAAAGCTCCGTTTATGCATATGGCATTTACTGAAGAGGAGATAAATCTCTTTAGAGCCATTAAAAAAGCTTTTGACCCTAACAATATTCTCAACCCAGGAAAAATGGCACTTTAA
- a CDS encoding plasminogen-binding N-terminal domain-containing protein has product MKRTILGLIFTTSMIFSANLPQPVTATLDSVENNKVTILQGNLTPGMSGIVIHKYDETHEAIVATAEVEKSNGSQTTLLLSKFEAIQNKNLPNIKTKPQKGDRIILGQLYNRVLPIVPNQATFQKVKESFSNFMIVHPDIFAVELSKDKKPLPEVKDFRKVCKKMNIGLVMFVFKDGSDFIDCNSWKKIYHTDISYVEGETVEPFYNRIGEIPEPIFDWSSYKLGNFDAYYQNLEKRR; this is encoded by the coding sequence ATGAAACGTACAATTTTAGGATTGATTTTTACTACATCAATGATATTTTCAGCCAATCTTCCTCAACCTGTAACAGCTACATTAGATAGTGTTGAAAACAATAAAGTAACTATTTTACAAGGTAACCTTACGCCTGGGATGAGTGGTATTGTCATCCATAAATATGATGAAACACATGAAGCTATAGTTGCTACTGCAGAGGTTGAGAAATCAAACGGCTCACAAACTACTCTGCTGCTTTCAAAGTTTGAAGCTATTCAAAATAAAAACCTTCCAAATATAAAAACAAAACCGCAAAAAGGTGATCGTATTATTTTAGGACAGCTTTACAATAGAGTTTTACCAATTGTTCCAAATCAAGCCACCTTTCAAAAAGTTAAAGAGAGCTTTTCTAATTTTATGATCGTACATCCAGATATATTTGCAGTAGAGCTTTCAAAAGATAAAAAGCCTTTGCCTGAAGTAAAAGATTTTCGCAAAGTTTGTAAAAAGATGAATATAGGTTTGGTGATGTTTGTCTTTAAAGATGGAAGTGATTTCATTGATTGCAACAGTTGGAAAAAGATATATCATACAGATATAAGCTATGTTGAGGGAGAGACAGTTGAACCTTTTTACAATAGAATTGGAGAGATACCTGAACCAATTTTTGATTGGAGCAGTTACAAACTTGGTAATTTTGATGCCTATTATCAGAACTTGGAGAAGAGAAGATGA
- a CDS encoding peptidoglycan DD-metalloendopeptidase family protein, protein MIRAVWLILILAVMSVGSVTQRAPWPQGESFLHFLEHNNLPQSIYWNLDKEDKELCEEIRAGVTYYVTRDDNLTHIEQVLIPINEELQIHIKRDEKGNYTFEMIPILYEEVTESFAISINYSPYSDIKKATNNGLLAKAFVDAFANSVDFRSGLQKGDKVSLVYTEKLRLGRPFGMPVIKAAMVQTRKKPHYIFRYNGRYFDDKAREVESFVFRKPVNNVRVTSRFTLRRWHPVLHRYRAHLGVDLGGRTGTPVYAAADGRVVYAGRLGGYGNVIKIRHRDGFLTLYAHLHKFRSGIRRGKYVKKGQVIGYIGSTGMSTGPHLHFGLYKNGRPMNPLGVIKITKKRLYGKTRKEFIRYAKKMKQELDRVAESLQPPRRLDDISVTKMSIEDLPQKVANKND, encoded by the coding sequence TTGATAAGAGCAGTATGGTTAATCTTAATATTAGCAGTAATGTCTGTTGGTTCTGTGACTCAAAGAGCACCTTGGCCGCAAGGAGAGAGTTTTCTTCACTTCTTGGAGCATAACAACTTACCGCAGTCTATCTATTGGAATCTTGACAAAGAAGATAAAGAGCTGTGTGAAGAGATACGTGCCGGAGTTACATACTATGTAACGCGTGATGATAATTTAACTCACATAGAGCAGGTTCTGATACCTATAAATGAAGAGTTGCAGATACATATCAAAAGGGATGAAAAAGGTAACTACACTTTTGAAATGATTCCCATACTCTATGAAGAGGTGACAGAGAGTTTTGCAATTTCTATAAATTATTCGCCATATTCTGACATTAAAAAAGCAACTAATAATGGTTTACTTGCAAAAGCATTTGTTGATGCTTTTGCAAATAGTGTTGATTTTCGCTCAGGATTACAAAAGGGTGATAAAGTAAGTTTGGTATATACAGAAAAGTTAAGACTTGGTCGTCCGTTTGGAATGCCAGTTATTAAAGCGGCAATGGTGCAGACACGAAAAAAACCTCACTATATCTTTCGATATAATGGGAGATATTTTGATGACAAAGCTCGTGAAGTTGAAAGCTTTGTATTTAGAAAACCTGTAAACAATGTTCGTGTAACTTCACGTTTTACATTAAGAAGATGGCACCCTGTACTGCACAGATACAGAGCGCATCTTGGGGTAGATTTAGGTGGTCGTACAGGTACACCGGTTTATGCTGCTGCTGATGGAAGGGTTGTGTATGCTGGCAGACTTGGAGGGTATGGAAATGTTATTAAAATAAGACACAGAGATGGTTTTTTAACTCTCTATGCTCACTTGCATAAATTTAGAAGCGGCATTAGACGTGGCAAATATGTTAAAAAAGGGCAGGTTATAGGCTACATAGGCTCTACCGGTATGAGTACCGGACCACATCTGCATTTTGGACTTTACAAAAATGGTAGACCTATGAACCCGCTTGGAGTTATAAAGATTACAAAAAAGAGACTTTATGGTAAAACTCGCAAAGAGTTTATACGGTATGCTAAAAAGATGAAACAAGAGTTAGATAGAGTAGCTGAATCTTTACAACCTCCAAGAAGGTTAGATGATATTAGTGTTACAAAAATGTCTATTGAAGATTTACCTCAAAAGGTAGCAAATAAAAATGATTGA
- a CDS encoding NUDIX domain-containing protein — MIENIQIEPLKSGKFIKPVHIKYRHDGKDLSWEAVKAHDSVAVLLYHREYESFLLVKQFRPPVYLNNSDGYTYELCAGIVDKPLSLKEIAKEEILEECGYDVSLDSIEKITTFYTSVGFAGSKQTLYFTEVDESMHTEDGGGIGVEKIEVVKLPLKEAKDFIYNESYAKTPGLMFAFMWFFSKNKI, encoded by the coding sequence ATGATTGAAAATATTCAAATAGAGCCTCTAAAAAGTGGTAAATTCATCAAGCCTGTCCATATAAAATATCGACATGATGGAAAAGATTTAAGCTGGGAAGCAGTTAAAGCTCATGATAGTGTAGCTGTCTTGCTCTATCATCGTGAATATGAGAGCTTTCTTCTGGTAAAGCAGTTTAGACCTCCAGTCTATTTGAATAACAGCGACGGTTACACTTATGAGCTGTGTGCTGGAATAGTTGATAAACCTCTCTCTTTAAAAGAGATAGCCAAAGAGGAGATTTTAGAAGAGTGTGGGTATGATGTTTCTTTAGATTCTATTGAAAAGATTACCACATTTTATACATCTGTAGGATTTGCTGGTTCAAAGCAGACTCTATATTTTACTGAGGTAGATGAGTCAATGCATACAGAAGATGGCGGTGGTATAGGTGTGGAAAAAATAGAAGTAGTTAAACTGCCACTAAAAGAAGCAAAAGATTTTATATACAATGAATCATATGCAAAAACCCCAGGTTTGATGTTTGCTTTTATGTGGTTTTTTTCAAAAAATAAAATATGA